A stretch of the Vidua chalybeata isolate OUT-0048 chromosome 19, bVidCha1 merged haplotype, whole genome shotgun sequence genome encodes the following:
- the LOC128797804 gene encoding TBC1 domain family member 24-like yields MLQVGLSPPRCPGAAAAAFPMAEPAAGEDTGTGREVLGSSPVTIVVTSEEADSWDIDTSSCRGCGHFVDWDKMPEPQGPAQIPRDVLGRPPKELKRLAREGCWARSHAGRAGSTPGSSSGSPAASSPPTRSSPAAGAGGAAAALQREDEAQCFESLSRLIASNAPTPHTSTSPSWPTRPPA; encoded by the exons ATGCTGCAGGTGGGGCTCAgcccgccccgctgccccggggccgcggccgccgccttCCCCATGGCCGAGCCGGCCGCGGGCGAGGACACGGGCACCGGGCGAG AGGTGCTCGGCTCGTCCCCGGTCACCATCGTGGTCACGTCCGAGGAGGCTGACAGCTGGGACATCGACACCTCCTCGTGCCGGGGCTGCGGGCACTTCGTGGACTGGGACAAGATGCCGGAGCCGCAGGGCCCGGCGCAGATCCCGCGGGACGTGCTGGGCAGGCCCCCGAAGGAGCTGAAGAGGCTGGCGAGGGAAGGCTGCTGGGCCCGGAGCCacgcgggccgggccggctcTACCCCCGGCTCATCCAGCGGGTCTCCTGCCGCCTCGTCACCCCCGACGCGCTCGT cccctgctgccgGCGCTGGCGGCGCTGCTGCTGCACTACAGCGAGAGGACGAGGCGCAGTGCTTCGAGAGCCTCTCGCGCCTCATCGCCAGCAACGCGCCCACGCCGCATACATCGACCAGTCCTTCCTGGCCCACCAGGCCTCCTGCATGA
- the CCDC42 gene encoding coiled-coil domain-containing protein 42 isoform X2, which translates to MVGGGTVPLSGLRVATGLVLVGGSSLSAVSSGPRGGPAAGRAVAAAMAHEDVSYYRGQYKDRLLPLLRELRAAEEDSTNSFICVLKKMKEARLVEKVVEETEQAFTERMEALAEQWRDLHARRAQLKAHVVTSGTTVKENERLRSQALKKAKEEKEENSKKEREILRARMELEALRKQHQKLSKKLLKYSLFKRYLEDVVENSQFHDIDDIITYYKALLRTRKDLLQSQWWHRQLTEQGKALQQQIRAEKEAEMLQWKNDLVQLRESFEQAQSDIRQWIRQFIYDLQDFTEDMKERGRSL; encoded by the exons ATGGTTGGAGGGGGCACAGTGCCTCTCTCTGGACTGAGAGTAGCCACAGGGCTTGTCCTGGTGGGCGGGAGTAGCCTCAGTGCAGTGTCCAGCGGCCCCAGAGGCGGGCCAGCAGCAGGACGCGCGGTGGCCGCAGCGATGGCACACGAGGACGTGAGCTATTACCGGGGGCAGTACAAGGACaggctcctgcccctgctcag GGAGCTGCGGGCGGCAGAGGAGGACTCCACGAACTCCTTCATCTGCGTCCTGAAGAAGATGAAGGAAGCGCGACTGGTGGAGAAGGTCGTGGAGGAGACAGAGCAG GCCTTCACGGAGAGGATGGAGGCCCTCGCTGAGCAGTGGAGGGACCTGCACGCCAGGAGGGCCCAGCTGAAAGCCCACGTGGTGACTTCGGGGACCACTGTAAAG GAGAATGAAAGGCTGCGAAGCCAAGCTCTGAAGAAAGccaaagaggagaaagaggagaattcaaaaaaggagagggagatcCTGAGGGCTAGGATGGAACTGGAAGCCCTGAGAAAACAGCACCAGAAACTCTcaaaaaaattgctgaagtACTCCCTGTTCAAGAGGTACCTGGAGGATGTGGTGGAGAATTCACAG TTCCATGACATCGATGACATCATCACCTACTACAAGGCCCTGCTGAGGACGCGCAAGGACCTGCTGCAGTCCCAGTGGTGGCACCGGCAGCTGACGGAGCAGGGCaaggccctgcagcagcagatcaGGGCAGAGAAGGAGGCTGAGATGCTTCAGTGGAAGAATGACCTGGTGCAGCTCAGAGAATCCTTCGAGCAGGCTCAAAGTGACATCCGCCAGTGG ATCCGGCAGTTTATCTACGACCTCCAGGACTTCACGGAGGACATGAAGGAGCGTGGCCGATCTCTGTGa
- the CCDC42 gene encoding coiled-coil domain-containing protein 42 isoform X1: MVGGGTVPLSGLRVATGLVLVGGSSLSAVSSGPRGGPAAGRAVAAAMAHEDVSYYRGQYKDRLLPLLRELRAAEEDSTNSFICVLKKMKEARLVEKVVEETEQAFTERMEALAEQWRDLHARRAQLKAHVVTSGTTVKENERLRSQALKKAKEEKEENSKKEREILRARMELEALRKQHQKLSKKLLKYSLFKRYLEDVVENSQFHDIDDIITYYKALLRTRKDLLQSQWWHRQLTEQGKALQQQIRAEKEAEMLQWKNDLVQLRESFEQAQSDIRQWEGRWAEVQDRAARKATELKSLTMAIHSLFQAASARLQPQGRVAAGDSHRQLDMIRQFIYDLQDFTEDMKERGRSL; the protein is encoded by the exons ATGGTTGGAGGGGGCACAGTGCCTCTCTCTGGACTGAGAGTAGCCACAGGGCTTGTCCTGGTGGGCGGGAGTAGCCTCAGTGCAGTGTCCAGCGGCCCCAGAGGCGGGCCAGCAGCAGGACGCGCGGTGGCCGCAGCGATGGCACACGAGGACGTGAGCTATTACCGGGGGCAGTACAAGGACaggctcctgcccctgctcag GGAGCTGCGGGCGGCAGAGGAGGACTCCACGAACTCCTTCATCTGCGTCCTGAAGAAGATGAAGGAAGCGCGACTGGTGGAGAAGGTCGTGGAGGAGACAGAGCAG GCCTTCACGGAGAGGATGGAGGCCCTCGCTGAGCAGTGGAGGGACCTGCACGCCAGGAGGGCCCAGCTGAAAGCCCACGTGGTGACTTCGGGGACCACTGTAAAG GAGAATGAAAGGCTGCGAAGCCAAGCTCTGAAGAAAGccaaagaggagaaagaggagaattcaaaaaaggagagggagatcCTGAGGGCTAGGATGGAACTGGAAGCCCTGAGAAAACAGCACCAGAAACTCTcaaaaaaattgctgaagtACTCCCTGTTCAAGAGGTACCTGGAGGATGTGGTGGAGAATTCACAG TTCCATGACATCGATGACATCATCACCTACTACAAGGCCCTGCTGAGGACGCGCAAGGACCTGCTGCAGTCCCAGTGGTGGCACCGGCAGCTGACGGAGCAGGGCaaggccctgcagcagcagatcaGGGCAGAGAAGGAGGCTGAGATGCTTCAGTGGAAGAATGACCTGGTGCAGCTCAGAGAATCCTTCGAGCAGGCTCAAAGTGACATCCGCCAGTGG GAGGGTCGCTGGGCCGAGGTGCAGGACAGGGCTGCCAGGAAGGCCACGGAGCTGAAGTCCCTCACCATGGCCATCCACAGCCTCTTCCAGGCCGCCAGCGCGCGGCTGCAGCCgcagggcagggtggcagctggggacagccacaggcAGCTGGACATG ATCCGGCAGTTTATCTACGACCTCCAGGACTTCACGGAGGACATGAAGGAGCGTGGCCGATCTCTGTGa